The Kluyveromyces lactis strain NRRL Y-1140 chromosome B complete sequence genome contains a region encoding:
- the RPN10 gene encoding proteasome regulatory particle base subunit RPN10 (similar to uniprot|P38886 Saccharomyces cerevisiae YHR200W RPN10 Non-ATPase base subunit of the 19S regulatory particle of the 26S proteasome), with protein sequence MVLEATVLVVDNSEYARNGDFPRTRFVAQVDAVEYIFQAKRNSNPENTIGLVSAAEANPKVLSTFTNEFGKILSGLHDINIGGSIHFATAIQIAALTLKHRQNRVQRQRIIIFVCSPITEDRQDLIKMAKKLKKNSIAVDVINFGETDTNADLLEEFVETVNSGQEDSKSTLLNIDAGPKLLYEHVAASPIVLEGPAAEAGFSMGGNDDFMDFGVDPSLDPELAMALRLSMQEEQERQERIRQNSTE encoded by the coding sequence ATGGTTTTAGAAGCTACTGTATTGGTTGTTGATAACTCGGAATATGCCAGGAACGGTGACTTTCCAAGAACTCGATTTGTGGCACAAGTTGATGCCGTTGAGTATATTTTCCAGGCGAAAAGAAACAGTAATCCAGAGAACACTATAGGGTTGGTATCTGCTGCCGAGGCAAACCCAAAAGTTTTATCCACATTCACAAACGAATTCGGTAAGATCTTGAGCGGACTAcatgatatcaatattgGAGGGTCCATCCATTTTGCCACTGCCATACAGATTGCTGCATTGACTTTGAAACATAGACAAAATAGAGTACAGCGTCAAAGGATTATTATATTCGTTTGTAGTCCAATCACTGAGGATAGACAGGATTTGATTAAGATGgcaaagaagttgaagaaaaatagCATTGCGGTTGATGTTATCAATTTCGGTGAAACTGATACGAACGCTGACCTATTGGAGGAATTCGTAGAAACGGTCAACAGTGGGCAAGAGGATAGTAAATCTACTCTTTTGAACATTGATGCAGGCCCCAAACTACTCTACGAGCATGTAGCAGCATCGCCTATTGTACTTGAAGGTCCTGCTGCTGAGGCTGGCTTCTCAATGGGAGGTAATGACGATTTTATGGACTTTGGTGTTGATCCATCCCTAGATCCTGAATTGGCAATGGCATTGCGCTTATCTATGCAAGAAGAACAGGAAAGACAGGAACGCATAAGACAAAACTCGACAGAGTAA
- a CDS encoding uncharacterized protein (no similarity) → MSTGEDGSKNGQHITEKQREKIRSALITRQEEKLQEALNEIERVKGNTKEMLESVISTWKEKAKLRDGTIQETLDRERAGDV, encoded by the coding sequence ATGAGTACCGGCGAAGATGGTTCCAAAAACGGGCAGCATATTACTGAAAAGCAACGAGAGAAGATTCGAAGTGCGTTAATAACTCGCCAGGAAGAGAAACTGCAAGAGGCCCTGAATGAGATAGAGAGAGTGAAAGGTAACACCAAAGAGATGCTGGAATCTGTGATTTCTACGTGGAAAGAGAAGGCTAAATTGAGGGATGGAACTATCCAGGAAACCCTGGACCGTGAAAGGGCTGGTGATGTTTAG
- the MET5 gene encoding sulfite reductase (NADPH) subunit beta (similar to sp|P47169 Saccharomyces cerevisiae YJR137c ECM17 Sulfite reductase [NADPH] beta subunit involved in amino acid biosynthesis transcription repressed by methionine): MTGYSLAQVLAEASRSVVSRNNVFYTTPSKSENSGISLELSKTDAIRLLNSNDPFATISEAASKDVFTTVFTDDSTLLKALPYLYSLKSLPVVINVELTLQDFSIIPALKDLDYVSFVSNSFADAKAAAEVSYKVASTLLQPVLHFISVPYHVEGIAELSFQKAEFTEDEEAESERLEDLLTVEKYNFYSHNKLPSTVVINLSPYAQEFSESLPKDTALIDLKVYRPFDLTSLLAEIPTSVKDIVIVQKSNSKPENTNGFEPIQLDFFSDFNLLVEREIKQIVVSNVGEITDFSKTLQQLISNIKSDSPDLSLYLGERVETEATQGLSISIAGALSLEFAYEKVLNQLFKSNLDVLNKYDNESVNVTNPEYGFGLFLKQKQERDSLISLANKSLNASEYTSSDGQKIVELLDQWIKLNNVALEESTIEKGNKVAEELFELLQNNDHSSTALSLLKKIGSVEALKFKSSWLVGSDAWSYDLGQSGVHHVLASNENINILIIDSDPYDKVKASEIKSRKKDVGLYAMNFGNAYVASVAVYSSYTQLLTSFVEASKFVGPSIILAYLPYNSERDTPLEVLKETKIGVESGYWPLYRFNPYEERDDQVFKLDSSVIKQQLKDFLDRENKLTLLAQKSPELARNLKHSASDAIQLKQDRRAKAAFDQLLEGLSGPPLHIYHASDGGNAANLAKRLGTRASARGLKTIVLSMEDIVLEELPGEENVVFITSTAGQGEFPQDGKAFWDALKSSTDLDLASLNFSVFGLGDSAYWPRKEDAHYYNKPAKDLFKRLELLSGQELVSLGLGDDQDADGYQTGYAVWEAQLWEKLGVSGATVPDEPKPITNEDIKIASNFLRDTIVEGLQDESTGAISAWDQQLTKFHGIYMQDDRDIRDTRKSQGLEPYYIFMSRVRLPGGKANPDQWLILDHLADKTGNGTVKITTRATFQLHGVVKHNLKHTIRAMNSTLMDTLAACGDVNRNVMLSALPANATVHKQIADVGTYLSERFLPQTTAYHEIWLEGPDKDDEDPSWPETYEKRQEGPIKKKKTLVAGNALVDAEPVYGPTYLPRKFKINITVPPFNDVDVWSSDVGLIAIIDEPTQTLTGFNLYVGGGMGSTHNNKKTYPRTGSLFGYVSVADVGDAIEKVMIVQRDHGDRTNRKHARLKYTVDDLTIEGYKQKVEELWGKKFEPAAAYEIKSNIDYFGWVKDETGLNHFTAFIENGRVEDTVELPQ; the protein is encoded by the coding sequence ATGACCGGTTACAGCTTGGCGCAAGTTTTGGCAGAAGCCAGTCGTTCTGTtgtttcaagaaacaacGTTTTCTATACAACTCCATCCAAATCTGAAAACTCCGGTATTTCCTTGGAACTTTCCAAAACCGATGCAATCAGGTTGCTTAACAGTAATGACCCATTCGCAACTATCTCTGAAGCTGCTTCCAAAGATGTATTTACTACAGTTTTTACAGATGATTCAACATTGCTGAAGGCTCTTCCTTACCTATACAGCTTGAAATCTCTTCCGGTTGTTATCAACGTGGAGTTGACATTGcaagatttttcaattattcctgctttgaaagatttggATTATGTTAGTTTTGTCTCCAACAGTTTTGCTGATGCTAAGGCTGCTGCGGAGGTTTCATACAAGGTAGCTTCTACCTTATTACAGCCTGTGCTACATTTTATCAGTGTTCCTTATCACGTCGAAGGAATCGCTGAATTATCCTTTCAAAAAGCTGAATTtacagaagatgaagaagctgaaTCAGAAAGACTTGAAGATTTGCTCACcgttgaaaaatacaatttCTATTCTCATAACAAGCTGCCTTCTACAGTCGTGATAAATTTATCGCCATATGCCCAAGAATTCTCGGAGTCACTACCAAAGGATACAGCATTGATAGATCTCAAGGTCTACAGACCTTTCGATTTGACTTCTCTTCTTGCAGAGATCCCAACATCTGTTAAAGATATTGTTATTGTTCAAAAATCTAACAGCAAGCCGGAGAATACCAATGGATTCGAACCAATCCAACTAGattttttctctgattttAATTTacttgttgaaagagaGATCAAGCAAATCGTTGTCTCTAACGTTGGGGAAATCACCgatttttccaaaactCTGCAACAGTTAATTTCCAACATCAAGTCAGACTCTCCCGATCTCTCTTTATACCTAGGAGAACGTGTTGAAACTGAAGCTACACAAGGTTTATCAATCTCAATTGCAGGTGCTCTTTCACTGGAATTCGCTTATGAAAAGGTCTTAAACCAACTCTTCAAATCGAACTTAGATGTATTGAACAAATACGACAACGAAAGTGTCAATGTCACCAACCCAGAATATGGATTTGGTCTATTTTTGAAGCAAAAGCAAGAACGTGATTCCTTGATTTCATTGGCCAATAAATCATTGAATGCTTCAGAATATACTTCAAGTGATGGTCAGAAAAttgttgaacttcttgatcaaTGGATTAAGTTGAATAATGTTGCTCTAGAAGAGTCCACGATTGAAAAGGGAAACAAAGTTGCAGAAGAGCTATTCGAGTTACTACAAAACAACGATCATTCATCTACTGCTCTCTctctattgaaaaaaattggatCAGTGGAGGCGTTGAAATTTAAGTCTTCATGGCTTGTCGGATCAGATGCTTGGTCTTACGATCTCGGTCAGTCTGGTGTCCACCATGTGCTCGCTTCTAATGAGAATATCAACATTCTAATCATCGATTCCGATCCATATGATAAAGTAAAAGCCTCTGAGATTAAATCTAGAAAGAAAGACGTTGGTCTCTACGCTATGAACTTTGGTAACGCTTACGTCGCATCTGTTGCTGTTTATTCATCATACACACAGCTACTTACATCATTTGTCGAAGCTTCTAAATTTGTTGGACCATCAATCATTCTAGCGTACTTGCCATACAACTCAGAAAGAGACACTCCACTAGAAGTTTtaaaagaaaccaaaattGGTGTCGAAAGTGGTTACTGGCCTTTATACAGGTTTAACCCTTACGAAGAACGCGACGAccaagttttcaaattggaCTCCTCTGTTATCAAACAACAACTGAAGGACTTTTTAGACCGAGAGAATAAGCTCACTCTTCTAGCTCAAAAGTCCCCAGAGCTTGCCAGAAATTTGAAGCATTCCGCCTCAGATGCgattcaattgaaacaagacAGAAGGGCTAAAGCAGCATTCGATCAACTCTTAGAAGGTCTCTCTGGCCCTCCTCTTCACATTTATCATGCTTCTGACGGTGGCAATGCAGCTAATTTAGCAAAAAGATTGGGTACAAGGGCATCTGCTAGAGGTCTAAAAACTATTGTACTATCAATGGAAGACATTGTTCTAGAAGAGTTACCAGGTGAAGAGAATGTTGTATTTATAACGTCAACTGCTGGTCAAGGTGAATTCCCTCAAGATGGTAAGGCATTTTGGGATGCTCTGAAGTCTTCTACTGACCTCGATTTagcttctttgaatttctcCGTGTTTGGTTTAGGTGACTCTGCATACTGGCCACGTAAGGAAGACGCCCATTACTACAACAAACCCGCTAAGGATTTGTTCAAGAGATTAGAATTGCTTTCTGGTCAAGAACTAGTTTCTTTGGGATTGGGTGATGACCAGGATGCCGATGGTTATCAAACAGGCTATGCTGTGTGGGAAGCTCAGCTCTGGGAGAAACTTGGTGTTTCCGGTGCAACTGTCCCTGATGAACCAAAGCCGATCACcaatgaagatatcaaaattgCTTCCAATTTCCTCAGAGATACAATTGTGGAAGGGCTACAAGATGAATCAACTGGTGCAATTTCTGCGTGGGATCAGCAATTAACCAAGTTCCATGGTATCTATATGCAAGATGATCGTGATATAAGAGACACTAGGAAGAGTCAAGGTCTTGAACCTTATTACATTTTCATGTCAAGAGTTAGATTACCAGGTGGAAAGGCCAATCCAGATCAATGGTTGATTCTTGATCACTTAGCAGACAAAACTGGTAACGGTACAGTTAAAATTACCACCAGAGCAACTTTCCAATTGCATGGTGTTGTTAAGCACAATTTAAAGCACACTATCAGAGCTATGAATTCCACCTTGATGGACACTTTAGCGGCGTGTGGTGATGTTAACAGAAATGTCATGCTTTCTGCTTTGCCTGCTAATGCCACGGTTCACAAACAAATTGCAGACGTTGGTACATATCTTTCTGAACGTTTCTTGCCTCAAACAACGGCGTATCACGAAATTTGGTTAGAGGGTCCAGACaaggatgatgaagatcCTTCTTGGCCAGAGACCTACGAGAAAAGACAAGAAGGTCCtataaagaagaagaaaactctTGTTGCCGGTAATGCATTAGTTGATGCGGAACCAGTCTATGGTCCAACATACTTACCAAGAAAGTTCAAGATCAATATTACTGTTCCACCTTTCAATGATGTCGATGTGTGGTCCAGTGACGTTGGTTTGATTGCTATAATTGATGAACCAACTCAAACTCTAACAGGTTTCAATCTCTATGTTGGTGGTGGTATGGGGAGTACccacaacaacaaaaagaCATACCCAAGAACAGGTTCGTTGTTCGGGTATGTCTCCGTAGCAGATGTGGGAGATGCCATTGAAAAGGTGATGATTGTTCAAAGAGATCATGGTGATCGTACCAACCGTAAGCACGCTCGTTTAAAGTACACTGTTGATGATTTGACCATTGAAGGTTACAAGCAGAAGGTCGAAGAACTATGGGGCAAGAAGTTTGAACCTGCTGCTGCGTATGagatcaaatcaaacatTGATTACTTCGGTTGGGTAAAGGATGAAACTGGACTAAATCATTTCACTGCcttcattgaaaatggtagAGTGGAAGATACAGTAGAGCTGCCTCAGTAA
- a CDS encoding chalcone isomerase domain-containing protein (similar to uniprot|P38884 Saccharomyces cerevisiae YHR198C FMP22 The authentic non-tagged protein was localized to the mitochondria), which translates to MLRFTHVLNNGAKRSALSLGRSYLRGFGSMHGPRVAVSTLIKKDKKPNGFRGMLALFVGIGTLAVSGLSTNLYNDQNVKEDPWKSVSVDKSIDPFPTELKAPEFPISTEYVMLGFGIRSVTFISFKVYGLGIYAAKEDLGLIPKVLDSNFLSTAFIDFDSSKSHQENLKTALDNPETSRILINNLLDSGIRLVAKITPIRNTDFNHLKDGLVKSILGHPDSKKDEDRLTNGLQQLRDAFSRKGSVPKNNDLLIELQANGYLQVSYFDRKTGESTTMGQVKETLIGKLLFSQYLSGPKPLSPSTKDSVVSKLVTLA; encoded by the coding sequence ATGTTGAGGTTTACTCATGTGCTTAATAATGGGGCGAAACGCTCTGCTCTTAGTTTAGGAAGAAGCTACTTGCGTGGTTTCGGTTCCATGCATGGACCTCGAGTTGCTGTTTCAACTTTAATCaaaaaagacaagaaaCCTAATGGCTTTCGTGGTATGTTGGCTTTATTTGTAGGTATCGGAACACTCGCTGTAAGCGGGCTTTCTACAAACTTATACAATGATCAAAATGTTAAGGAAGATCCTTGGAAAAGTGTGTCTGTTGATAAGTCTATTGACCCGTTTCCAACTGAGTTAAAGGCTCCTGAGTTCCCCATTTCTACTGAATATGTTATGTTAGGCTTTGGTATAAGGTCGGTTACTTTCATTAGTTTCAAAGTTTATGGGTTAGGTATCTATGCTGCAAAAGAGGATTTGGGATTAATCCCTAAAGTATTGGATTCAAACTTTCTTTCTACTGCGTTCATTGATTTCGACTCCAGTAAAAGTCATCAggagaatttgaagactGCTTTAGACAACCCTGAAACTTCCAGAATTCTCATTAACAACTTATTGGATAGTGGAATCAGATTGGTCGCAAAAATCACACCTATCAGAAACACTGACTTCAACCATCTCAAAGACGGTCTTGTGAAATCCATTCTTGGGCATCCGGATAGTAAAAAGGATGAAGATAGGTTAACGAATGGATTACAACAATTACGCGATGCTTTCTCAAGAAAAGGTTCAGTACCAAAGAATAACGATTTATTGATTGAATTGCAAGCCAACGGATATTTGCAAGTATCCTATTTCGATAGAAAAACAGGAGAATCCACCACAATGGGACAGGTAAAAGAGACATTGATCGGTAAATTACTCTTCAGTCAATATTTAAGTGGACCTAAACCGTTAAGTCCAAGCACAAAAGATTCTGTGGTATCTAAATTAGTTACATTGGCTTAA
- a CDS encoding pseudouridine-5'-phosphate glycosidase/carbohydrate kinase family protein (conserved hypothetical protein) produces the protein MLRTSVRSHVQRIGHRRLHLSVSDEIREALNAKMPVVALESTIISHGLPYPENIEMALKVEQEIRNNGAIPATTAFINGIPKVGLKTREIEQLAEYARKGLVNKVSRRDISYTIAQKLYGGTTISSTMILSHKAGIEVFATGGLGGVHKGGELTLDVSADLEELGRTPVSVVCAGPKAILDIPRTMEYLETKGCMVATMGPPGTNVPGFYTRDSGVKSPYNFNSYLEAAQIIRDGNEFGLNSGYLFCCPPPREVALDDNFINDIIEQACQNAAAAGISGKELTPFLLREIASKTSGASVKCNISFVLNNCKIAANIAASLSKLKQNIIPRYEPKNQRGTMTSQETSGNEKETKVLSAVIGSVALDTQCTFNSSHIYQGDSNPGKASTSIGGVGHNVALSANYSNRSSQHQTTLISAVGKDIAGKHILSGLGMSADGIYINESERTAQYISIHSRDGELYIAGSDMDIVTQLPIKHITNKLKSLKPNVVLVDANVSVEVLEHLITLREKMGFKLIFEPTSECKAQKIAQAKNLKVYPNHGFDLITPTVTELKGIYEALDKNNKFDLDNWFPVLDSFKIDRNLSVNKKASTGELKYLLDNGIFQTASFLLPYFPRMVIKHGSKGIYIFSMEKDTDPATLELISKYSDYSMYCTGEHVGGQQQGVLVEHHAVPAGNTTVTSVTGAGDTLVGILLNEISIDPEFLELKDPARRKHRLDRAQYGARITLEDKETISKNLKELP, from the coding sequence ATGCTACGAACTTCAGTGAGGTCTCATGTACAAAGGATAGGTCATCGAAGGCTGCATTTGTCTGTCTCTGATGAAATACGGGAGGCATTGAATGCCAAAATGCCCGTAGTGGCATTGGAATCCACCATAATATCACATGGATTACCGTACCCGGAAAATATAGAGATGGCCTTGAAGGTGGAGCAAGAAATCAGGAACAACGGAGCCATACCTGCAACAACAGCTTTCATTAATGGTATCCCTAAAGTTGGATTAAAGACGAGAGAAATCGAACAATTAGCAGAGTATGCTAGGAAGGGTCTGGTAAATAAAGTTTCTCGACGTGATATATCTTATACTATTGCTCAAAAACTTTATGGAGGCACTACAATATCGAGTACGATGATCTTGTCCCACAAGGCAGGTATTGAAGTATTTGCTACAGGGGGACTAGGTGGCGTTCATAAAGGCGGTGAACTAACTCTTGATGTTAGTGCTGATTTAGAAGAATTAGGAAGAACTCCTGTATCCGTGGTGTGTGCAGGCCCAAAGGCAATATTGGATATCCCTAGAACTATGGAATATTTAGAGACTAAAGGATGCATGGTAGCTACAATGGGGCCCCCGGGGACGAATGTTCCAGGTTTCTATACTAGAGATTCAGGAGTGAAATCTCCTTATAATTTTAACTCTTATCTGGAAGCTGCACAAATTATACGAGATGGTAATGAATTTGGGTTAAATTCGGGCTACTTATTCTGTTGCCCTCCTCCAAGAGAAGTGGCTTTGGATGATAACTTCATTAACGATATAATAGAACAAGCATGCCAAAatgcagcagcagcaggtATTAGTGGTAAAGAGTTAACACCTTTTTTACTCAGGGAGATAGCTTCAAAGACTTCAGGAGCGTCTGTTAAATGTAATATTTCATTTGTACTGAACAACTGTAAAATTGCAGCAAATATAGCGGCTTCTCTATCTAAACTAAAGCAAAACATTATTCCAAGATATGAGCCTAAAAATCAACGGGGAACTATGACAAGCCAGGAAACTTCAGGCAATGAAAAGGAGACAAAGGTTCTATCTGCGGTAATTGGCTCTGTCGCTCTTGATACTCAGTGcactttcaattcttcacATATATACCAAGGTGATTCTAATCCTGGGAAAGCGTCAACCTCTATTGGAGGAGTTGGACACAACGTTGCGTTAAGTGCAAACTACAGTAATCGAAGCTCTCAACATCAAACCACACTAATCAGTGCTGTCGGCAAAGACATTGCTGGAAAGCATATATTGTCGGGGCTAGGAATGTCTGCGGATGGTATTTACATCAACGAATCGGAAAGGACAGCACAGTATATCTCAATCCACTCTAGGGATGGGGAGCTATACATCGCTGGTTCTGATATGGATATCGTAACTCAGCTACCGATAAAACATATAACAAATAAATTGAAGTCATTGAAACCTAATGTTGTTTTGGTAGATGCCAATGTATCTGTAGAAGTTTTAGAACATCTGATTACGTTACGAGAAAAAATGGGATTCAAGTTGATTTTCGAGCCGACTTCTGAATGTAAAGCACAGAAAATCGCCCAAGCAAAGAATTTAAAAGTCTATCCCAACCATggatttgatttgatcacTCCAACGGTTACGGAACTTAAAGGAATATATGAAGCCTTGGacaaaaacaacaaattTGATTTAGATAATTGGTTTCCAGTGTTAGACTCGTTCAAGATCGATAGAAATTTATCAGTGAATAAGAAGGCATCCACAGGAGAACTAAAATATCTATTGGACAATGGAATATTTCAAACTGCGTCATTCTTACTACCTTACTTCCCAAGGATGGTGATTAAACATGGTTCAAAGGGTATTTACATATTTTCTATGGAGAAAGATACTGATCCAGCAACGCTTGAGttaatatcaaaatataGTGATTATTCAATGTATTGTACCGGAGAACATGTTGGCGGTCAACAACAAGGCGTTCTTGTAGAGCATCATGCGGTTCCAGCTGGAAATACAACTGTAACTAGTGTCACTGGCGCTGGTGATACTTTAGTTGGTATTTTGCTAAATGAGATCTCCATAGATCCAGAGTTTTTGGAACTGAAGGATCCAGCCAGGAGAAAACACCGATTAGACAGAGCCCAATATGGAGCAAGAATTACTCTAgaagataaagaaactaTCAGCAAGAATTTAAAAGAGTTGCCTTGA
- the TTI2 gene encoding Tti2p (similar to uniprot|P47168 Saccharomyces cerevisiae YJR136C), protein MNQHVLNFLLNLEEDKLSVPSKDSVEQLIIFYDKNINVENKEEWFTKGLVSLSYFLLNEHWTRYEQRDRVTHLIDNYLDRDHDLVHSFISALKPMLIKSTGINNDNLTPSGRRKIESSRPGLQPRLGFEQTFGESRWKEWRTNGGLRSIGLFYIILRHLGKQEISANLPWISPGILNIIDDTTLGPENVRVYGIMLLCTLLESVLNKRDTYNFNFKDTGLQKVYEPILTNLLYNLPPSSTPEETLRTWKVTYPALQLILRVEASDNDQDFRDRLGHMFSENILQLTIPRIGLDYPGLSLWILGYCQDVVLMLGKETTLYLQRVIYVLGEFYFRNAFMTLQMPILHKCLDLLILLCDQCIPESIVNQRYDILACILLCYEKCYNEGSLTADVLDKCKVLLAKLESFGCDFKEESKKLKERKSLTNLFA, encoded by the coding sequence ATGAATCAACATGTGTTGAATTTTTTATTAAACCTTGAGGAAGACAAATTGAGTGTTCCAAGCAAAGATTCAGTAGAACAATTGATTATTTTCTATGATAAGAATATAAACGTTGAGAATAAGGAAGAATGGTTTACCAAAGGATTGGTCAGCTTGTCATACTTTTTGTTAAATGAACACTGGACAAGGTACGAGCAAAGAGATAGAGTAACACATCTTATAGATAATTATTTGGACCGAGATCATGATTTGGTACATTCCTTCATTTCTGCATTGAAACCAATGTTAATAAAATCGACCGGGatcaataatgataatttaACCCCTTCAGGCCGCCGTAAGATTGAAAGCTCCAGACCTGGCCTACAGCCAAGATTAGGCTTTGAACAAACGTTTGGTGAATCAAGATGGAAAGAATGGAGGACTAATGGTGGATTACGAAGTATTGGGTTATTTTATATTATTTTGAGACACTTAGGGAAGCAGGAAATTTCTGCAAACCTACCCTGGATAAGTCCAGGAATACTTAATATAATTGATGACACTACATTAGGGCCAGAAAATGTGAGAGTTTATGGAATTATGTTGCTCTGCACATTACTAGAATCAGTGTTGAACAAGCGAGATACATATAATTTTAATTTCAAGGATACCGGGCTACAAAAGGTATACGAGCCAATATTGACAAACCTTTTATACAACTTACCACCATCCTCAACTCCAGAAGAGACGCTTCGCACATGGAAAGTGACATATCCTGCGTTACAGCTAATATTGAGAGTAGAAGCTTCAGATAACGATCAAGATTTTAGAGATAGATTAGGGCACATGTTTTCTGAGAATATATTACAACTTACTATTCCAAGAATCGGATTAGACTACCCTGGGCTCTCTTTGTGGATTCTTGGCTATTGTCAAGATGTTGTTCTGATGTTGGggaaagaaacaacatTATATTTACAGCGTGTGATATACGTTCTTGGGGAATTCTATTTCAGGAATGCGTTCATGACATTACAAATGCCAATTTTACATAAGTGTCTTGATCTATTGATATTACTCTGTGATCAATGTATTCCAGAGAGTATAGTCAATCAAAGGTATGATATCCTAGCTTGCATTCTACTATGCTATGAAAAATGTTACAACGAGGGATCTTTAACAGCAGATGTCTTAGACAAATGTAAAGTATTATTAGCTAAACTCGAATCATTCGGATgtgatttcaaagaagaatcaaagaaactgaaGGAGCGTAAATCTCTTACTAATTTATTTGCATAA
- the TIM8 gene encoding protein transporter TIM8 (highly similar to uniprot|P57744 Saccharomyces cerevisiae YJR135W-A TIM8 Mitochondrial intermembrane space import protein) gives MSSISQNDLSNLDDGSKKEIMTFLESENSKQKVQMSIHQFTNLCFKNCISNVQNADLSSQEEQCLNNCVNRFLDTNIRIVKGLQSIQ, from the coding sequence ATGTCTTCTATCTCACAAAACGATTTATCTAACTTGGATGATGgttccaagaaagaaatcatgACCTTTTTAGAATCCGAGAATTCCAAGCAAAAAGTACAGATGTCTATTCATCAGTTCACCAatctttgtttcaaaaaCTGTATTAGCAACGTTCAAAATGCTGATTTGTCTtctcaagaagaacaatgCCTAAACAACTGTGTTAACAGATTTTTGGACACAAATATCAGAATTGTTAAGGGTTTGCAATCTATTCAATAA
- the MCM22 gene encoding Mcm22p (weakly similar to uniprot|P47167 Saccharomyces cerevisiae YJR135C MCM22 Protein involved in minichromosome maintenance) yields the protein MLRMNAQEEESPMDTQQLAYIAALKRELTAKEQLLRQTIQACNRAEANLNTDVVNYRVWDQLAQRQMYTSSRSDPIGIASLKQSLQVDNKQSIFNETEQFLVEMVNKQKQFNADMSSLIVMLQERLRDENQSPENAGDPIGMIQEMKSKIFDLIRNHMAVDISTPIYSADIAAADMTNLMRRLINGDSTLTVHDFQPDCMNLFRILDTAYLLQKIDMNGTIYVKLEDLT from the coding sequence ATGTTGAGGATGAATGCACAGGAAGAAGAGTCACCAATGGATACGCAACAACTGGCGTACATCGCAGCCCTTAAGAGAGAACTCACAGCTAAGGAGCAATTATTGAGACAGACGATACAGGCATGTAACAGAGCTGAAGCCAATTTAAATACAGACGTGGTGAATTACAGAGTTTGGGATCAATTGGCACAGAGGCAGATGTACACTTCGAGTAGATCTGATCCGATTGGGATTGCGTCATTGAAGCAGAGTTTGCAAGTTGACAACAAACAATCAATATTCAATGAAACAGAGCAATTTCTAGTTGAGATGGTAAATAAACAGAAACAGTTTAATGCAGATATGTCGTCATTGATTGTGATGTTACAAGAACGTCTTCGTGATGAGAATCAATCACCTGAAAATGCCGGAGATCCAATTGGaatgattcaagaaatgaAGTCTAAAATTTTCGATCTAATTCGAAATCATATGGCCGTAGACATTTCCACACCAATATACTCTGCAGATATCGCTGCTGCAGACATGACAAACCTAATGAGAAGGTTAATTAATGGTGATTCAACCCTAACAGTCCATGACTTCCAACCAGATTGTATGAATTTGTTTCGGATACTGGATACAGCGTATCTATTACAAAAGATAGATATGAATGGGACTATATATGTGAAATTAGAGGATTTGACTTAG